In Silene latifolia isolate original U9 population chromosome 3, ASM4854445v1, whole genome shotgun sequence, a single window of DNA contains:
- the LOC141647888 gene encoding peptidyl-prolyl cis-trans isomerase CYP59-like isoform X2 — MASAGENLNASQFYITLRDDLDYLDEKHTVFGEVAEGHETLIRINEAYVDDKGRPFKNIRIKHTYVLDDPFEDPSQLAELIPDASPEGKPKEEVFDEVRLEDDWVPMDSQLAPEELEEAIRTKEAHSRAVVLETIGDLPVADVKPPENVLFVCKLNPVTEDEDLHTIFSRFGTVTSAEVIRDYKTGDSLCYAFIEFEDKDACERAYFKMDNALIDDRRIHVDFSQSVSKLWNQFRRKGIQGKGCYKCGSLDHLAKDCADGSNTLPNQKYILKDDNKQRGGVKHADYEMVFDEGGSPRQERRHGDQGDKRSHKSGSNATADVKHREYGSKDSSHRHRRGDLDDKLGHDGKRDHRHFRKDHRSDGSDRHDRSDGNDRHDSKHSDQKNNRDYRETRDNNEHRKRSSDIDREDKKEAGYRKREPERDEYRSRRDERDEPRSKRRVSDFEVPSKRVEQDGKSSRDHSRGGGDIRRRDDRR; from the exons ATGGCTAGTGCAGGGGAGAATCTAAATGCATCTCAG TTTTACATCACATTGCGGGATGATCTCGACTATCTTGATGAAAAACATACT GTTTTCGGAGAGGTTGCAGAAGGACATGAAACATTAATTAGAATCAATGAAGCTTACGTGGATGACAAGGGACGGCCTTTTAAGAATATAAG AATAAAGCACACATATGTTCTTGATGACCCTTTCGAAGACCCTTCACAACTGGCAGAATTAATTCCTGATGCTTCCCCGGAAGGCAAGCCAAAAGAAGAG GTTTTTGATGAAGTGAGACTCGAAGATGATTGGGTCCCCATGGATTCACAATTAGCTCCAGAAGAACTTGAGGAAGCTATTCGTACAAAGGAAGCACATTCTAGGGCTGTTGTACTTGAGACT ATTGGTGACCTCCCTGTAGCAGATGTAAAGCCTCCCGAGAATGTGTTGTTTGTGTGTAAACTTAATCCGGTGACAGAG GATGAGGACCTGCATACAATATTTTCACGTTTTGGGACTGTTACATC GGCTGAGGTTATTCGTGATTACAAGACTGGGGACAGCCTTTGCTATGCTTTCATTG AGTTTGAAGATAAAGATGCCTGTGAGCGAGCTTATTTTAAG ATGGACAATGCATTAATTGATGATCGGAGGATTCACGTAGATTTCAGTCAGAGTGTTTCCAAGCTATGGAATCAATTTCGGCGGAAGGGAATCCAAG GAAAAGGATGCTACAAATGTGGTTCACTAGACCATCTCGCGAAAGATTGTGCTGATGGGTCTAATACCCTCCCAAATCAGAAATATATCTTGAAGGATGATAATAAGCAGCGTGGTGGAGTTAAACATGCAGA CTATGAGATGGTATTTGATGAAGGTGGAAGTCCACGACAAGAAAGAAGACATGGAGATCAAGGAGATAAGAGAAGTCATAAATCTGGCAGCAATGCTACTGCTGATGTAAAACACAGAGAATATGGAAGCAAAGACTCGAGTCACCGACATAGACGAGGAGATCTAGATGATAAACTGGGGCATGATGGTAAGAGGGATCACAGACACTTTAGAAAAGATCATAGGAGCGATGGGAGCGATCGGCATGATAGGAGCGATGGTAACGATCGGCATGATAGTAAGCACAGTGACCAGAAAAATAACCGGGATTATCGAGAAACGAGGGATAATAATGAACATAGAAAGAGGTCCTCTGATATTGATAGAGAGGACAAGAAAGAAGCAGGTTACAGGAAGAGAGAGCCTGAAAGAGATGAGTATAGAAGTAGAAGGGACGAGAGAGACGAACCGAGGAGCAAGAGGAGAGTTTCGGACTTTGAGGTTCCAAGTAAAAGAGTGGAGCAAGATGGGAAAAGCTCCAGGGACCACAGTCGTGGTGGTGGTGACATAAGACGACGAGATGACAGGAGGTGA
- the LOC141647888 gene encoding peptidyl-prolyl cis-trans isomerase CYP59-like isoform X1, whose amino-acid sequence MSVMIVTSLGDLVIDLFTDRCPLTCKNFLKLCKIKYYNGCLFHTVQKDFTAQTGDPTGSGSGGDSIYKFIYGDQARFFNDEVHPDLKHLKTGTVAMASAGENLNASQFYITLRDDLDYLDEKHTVFGEVAEGHETLIRINEAYVDDKGRPFKNIRIKHTYVLDDPFEDPSQLAELIPDASPEGKPKEEVFDEVRLEDDWVPMDSQLAPEELEEAIRTKEAHSRAVVLETIGDLPVADVKPPENVLFVCKLNPVTEDEDLHTIFSRFGTVTSAEVIRDYKTGDSLCYAFIEFEDKDACERAYFKMDNALIDDRRIHVDFSQSVSKLWNQFRRKGIQGKGCYKCGSLDHLAKDCADGSNTLPNQKYILKDDNKQRGGVKHADYEMVFDEGGSPRQERRHGDQGDKRSHKSGSNATADVKHREYGSKDSSHRHRRGDLDDKLGHDGKRDHRHFRKDHRSDGSDRHDRSDGNDRHDSKHSDQKNNRDYRETRDNNEHRKRSSDIDREDKKEAGYRKREPERDEYRSRRDERDEPRSKRRVSDFEVPSKRVEQDGKSSRDHSRGGGDIRRRDDRR is encoded by the exons ATGTCTGTGATGATTGTGACTAGTTTGGGTGATTTGGTCATTGACCTCTTCACTGATCGTTGTCCCTTAACTTGCAAGAACTTCTTGAAGCTCTGCAA GATAAAATACTACAATGGCTGTTTATTTCACACAGTGCAGAAGGATTTTACTGCCCAAACGGGTGATCCAACAGGTAGTGGGAGTGGTGGAGATTCTATCTACAAGTTTATATATGGTGACCAAGCACGGTTTTTCAATGATGAGGTTCACCCGGATTTGAAGCACTTGAAGACAGGTACTGTAGCAATGGCTAGTGCAGGGGAGAATCTAAATGCATCTCAG TTTTACATCACATTGCGGGATGATCTCGACTATCTTGATGAAAAACATACT GTTTTCGGAGAGGTTGCAGAAGGACATGAAACATTAATTAGAATCAATGAAGCTTACGTGGATGACAAGGGACGGCCTTTTAAGAATATAAG AATAAAGCACACATATGTTCTTGATGACCCTTTCGAAGACCCTTCACAACTGGCAGAATTAATTCCTGATGCTTCCCCGGAAGGCAAGCCAAAAGAAGAG GTTTTTGATGAAGTGAGACTCGAAGATGATTGGGTCCCCATGGATTCACAATTAGCTCCAGAAGAACTTGAGGAAGCTATTCGTACAAAGGAAGCACATTCTAGGGCTGTTGTACTTGAGACT ATTGGTGACCTCCCTGTAGCAGATGTAAAGCCTCCCGAGAATGTGTTGTTTGTGTGTAAACTTAATCCGGTGACAGAG GATGAGGACCTGCATACAATATTTTCACGTTTTGGGACTGTTACATC GGCTGAGGTTATTCGTGATTACAAGACTGGGGACAGCCTTTGCTATGCTTTCATTG AGTTTGAAGATAAAGATGCCTGTGAGCGAGCTTATTTTAAG ATGGACAATGCATTAATTGATGATCGGAGGATTCACGTAGATTTCAGTCAGAGTGTTTCCAAGCTATGGAATCAATTTCGGCGGAAGGGAATCCAAG GAAAAGGATGCTACAAATGTGGTTCACTAGACCATCTCGCGAAAGATTGTGCTGATGGGTCTAATACCCTCCCAAATCAGAAATATATCTTGAAGGATGATAATAAGCAGCGTGGTGGAGTTAAACATGCAGA CTATGAGATGGTATTTGATGAAGGTGGAAGTCCACGACAAGAAAGAAGACATGGAGATCAAGGAGATAAGAGAAGTCATAAATCTGGCAGCAATGCTACTGCTGATGTAAAACACAGAGAATATGGAAGCAAAGACTCGAGTCACCGACATAGACGAGGAGATCTAGATGATAAACTGGGGCATGATGGTAAGAGGGATCACAGACACTTTAGAAAAGATCATAGGAGCGATGGGAGCGATCGGCATGATAGGAGCGATGGTAACGATCGGCATGATAGTAAGCACAGTGACCAGAAAAATAACCGGGATTATCGAGAAACGAGGGATAATAATGAACATAGAAAGAGGTCCTCTGATATTGATAGAGAGGACAAGAAAGAAGCAGGTTACAGGAAGAGAGAGCCTGAAAGAGATGAGTATAGAAGTAGAAGGGACGAGAGAGACGAACCGAGGAGCAAGAGGAGAGTTTCGGACTTTGAGGTTCCAAGTAAAAGAGTGGAGCAAGATGGGAAAAGCTCCAGGGACCACAGTCGTGGTGGTGGTGACATAAGACGACGAGATGACAGGAGGTGA